DNA from Sus scrofa isolate TJ Tabasco breed Duroc unplaced genomic scaffold, Sscrofa11.1 Contig2266, whole genome shotgun sequence:
TGAAATTATACCACTActacagaggttaaaaaaaatcataagacaaTACTATGAACATTATtagccaacaaattggacaacgtagaagaaatggacaagtttctagacaCCTACAACTTGCCAAAATCGATTCATGAACAGACAGTttgaacagactaatcactacTAGTGAAATTGAATtggtaataaaaaattataggagaCAAAATACTGGGAATAGATGCCTTCACAGGGTAATTCTACCAAAGACAAAGAATTACTAATAgctataaacaaaataagaatgaaaaaggagaaatctcaacagatactgcagaaatacaaaaaaccataagagaatactatgaacaactatatgccaacatatctgacaaactagaagaaatggacaactttcaagATGcatacagtctgccaaaactgaatcaagaatagatcaattgaacaaacttatcactagaaatgaaattgaatgtgtaataGAAACAGTCCCTACAAACGAAAGTCCaggacagatggcttcacaggcaaactcTACTAAACATGttaagaatttatacccatccctcttaaacttttctaaaagattGAAGAGTAAGGAAGAGAgattttatgaagccaccatcaccctaattccaaaatcaaacaaagaaactaccaaaaaagaaaattataggccaatatctttgatgaatatagatgcaaaaattcttaacaaaattttagccaactgaatccaacaacatataaagaaGGTCATAcaacacaaccaagtgggattcatcccaagttcacaaggattgttcaacatatgcaaatcaatcaacatcacataccacattaacaaaagaaaagtcaaaaaccagatgatcatctcaatagaggtggaaagagaaatcaacaaactccaacatccattcacgataaaaagTCCTACAaattgggtatagagggaacattccttaacataatcaaagccatttttgacaaacccacagcagatataatactcaatggagaaaaattaaaaaccttcccactaaaatctggaataagaccaagatgcccactctcaccactgttattcaacatagtattggaagttctagccacagcaatctgacaaacaaaagaaataaaattatcaaaaattgtcactgtatacagatgacatgatattatatatagaaaaccctaaggagtccacacaaaaactactcaaaccgATTAATTCGGCAaattagcaggatacaagattaacattcagaaatcagttgcatttctgtatactaatatttcattaaatattagaaaaggagtataaAAATGCAGTACCTTTTAAAGCTGTACCCCctgaaattaaatacctaggaataaaactgaccaaggaagtaaaggacttatatgctgagaactataaaacattagtcaaggaaataaaaaaggattcaaagaaatggaatgatattccattctcctggactggaaaaattaatattgtaaaaatggccatactacccaaagcaatctacagattcaatgcaatccctaacaaattacccatgacagttttcacagaactagaacaaacaacccccaaatttatatggaaccacaaaaaacccagaattgccaaagcaatcctgagaaacaaaaaccaagcaggaggcaaaactctcccagacttcaggctatattacaaagctatagtcatcaagacagggtgATACTGTTgccaagacagacatacagacccatggaacaaaacagagattgcagaaataaacccagacacctatagtcaattaatctttgacaaaggaggtaagaacataaaatgggaaaagacagccttttcagtaagtgatgctgggaaaactgggctgctgcatataaatcaattaaaGTATAACACACCCTCAACACCATGCACAAGAATAAACTAAATACCTAGTTTAGTttaaatacctaaaataaaataagacacaataaaattcctagaagagaacataggcaaaacattccctgacttccactgtacaaatgttttcttaggtcagtccctcaaggcaacagaaataaaaacataaataaactaatgggacctaatcaaacttacgatcttttgcatagtaaaggaaaccataaaaaaagacaaccgatggaatggagaaaatattggcaaaggacttatctttaaaatgtacaaaaaacCTTATAcaccacaacagcaaaaaaaaaaaaaaaaaaccaacaacccaatgaaaaatgggcaaaagacctgaatggaccattctccaaagaagataatcagatggccaacaggcaaatgaaaaaatgctcaacatcactaattattagagaaatgcaaatcaaaactactatgaggaccacctcacactgatctcagtggccatcattagtaagttaataaatagcaaatgctggagagggtgtggaggaaagggacccCCCCCTttactgttggtagaaatgtaaattggtataaccgctatggaaagcagtatgtaaatacctcagaaaactaaagatagaactaccatatgacccggcaattccactcatgggcatatatccagacaaaactttctttgaaaaagacacatgcacccatgtgttcgttgcagcactattcacaatagccaagacataaaaacaacctaaatgtctatccaagtgaatggattaagaagatgtatatatacacaatgggatactagtcagccatataatagaacaaaataatgccatttgcagcaacatggatggaactggagataatacaagtgaagtaagtcagaaaaagaaagacaaacactatatgatatcacctacatgtggaatctaatatatggtataaatgaacatatatacagaaaagaaacaaactccttgacagggagaacagacttgtggtttccaagggtgaggagtgggatggactgggggtttggatttagtagatgcaaactattgcatttggagtggacaagcaatgaaatcctgctgtataaaactgggaactatatctaatcacttaagatggagcatgatagaggataatgtgagaaaaagaatgcatatatatgactggctcactttgctatatagcagaatttgaccaaacattgtaaatcaactacaataaaaaaataaaagtctttaaaaaaacagtgactagaagttcccatcttggtgcagtggaaatgaatctgagtaggaaccatgagtttgcaggttccatccacggcctcactcagtgggttaaggatccagcattgccatgagttgtggtgtaggtcgcagatgtggctcggatctggcattgctatggctctggtgtaggccagcagcaatagctctgattagactcctagtctgggaacttacatgtgccatggttgtggccctaaaaagtaaaaacaaaacaaaacaaaacaaaaacaaaaacccccaaaccaaaaaccaaccaaacaaacaaaaaaccaaagaaaaaaacaaaacaaaccaaaccaatgACCAATACCTAGGCTTCTCAAACAATTCCAAAAACCTGAAGAGGGTGTagcactcccaaattcattctacaaggcctccagtatcctgataccaaaaccataccaaaaaagagagaaaattacaggacCATATGTTTaataacatagatgcaaaatttctcaaGAAACTATTAATAAACTACATctgacaatatattaaaaggatcatataccataatCAGCTTGGATTAATCTCAGTGTTACAAGTATGGGTCAACTTGGCAAGTCAATTCACACACCTACGGTTCATTAATCTATGAGAAAGTAGGTAAGAGTATTGAAAAAATACTCTTCGTCATGTGgtgaagtgaagtcagacagcAAGACACTAACATCACATgctataacttatatgtggaatctaaaaaaatgacacaatgaacttctttgcagaacagatactgactcacagactttgaaaaacttatggtttccaaatgagacagtttggaggttgggggatgtgctggggatttgggatggaagtACTATAAAATatcattgtgatgatcattgcacaactaataatgtaataaatttcattgagtataaaaataaataaagcaaatgaaataaaaacaaaaataaatgtgacttAGACTtaaaaaatgcaaggaaaaacATTTACTACCAGGGAACAATCATAAAGAGGACATATATAATGAATGGTTTTCATAAGGTACATTCATTgctccttttatcattatgactAATGTTAGAAAAGATGGATATATTTCATTAAGAGCAATGGAAAGATTCATGAGTGGGAAACACTGGAAGTTTTCAAGGAGAAATAGGAAGATAATACAATAAAAAGGCATAAAACAAGTCATCGGCCCTTTCATTCCAATGTGTAAGCACCCTTCTACATGAACACTGATTTTCCATAATTCAATGAGTAGTTAAGACTCATGACCCTTCAATCATGTGATCTTCCTGAGTTGAGGACAAGTGGCCTTTTTATAGCTGCCATTCTGAAGAATGCCATCAGAACCCTCTTTATGtctctgttcctcagactgtagatgaaggggttaaGCATGGGCGTGACCACAGTGTACACCAATGACCCTGTTGCACTTgagtgtgagctgtgggtagcagTAGAGCTAAGGTATACACCGATGCTTGTACAATAAAACAAGGAGACAACAGAGAGATGAGACACACAGGTGGAAAAAGCTCTATACTTTCCCTGAGCTGATGAGATTCTATGTATGGAGGAAGCTATTTTAGAGTAAGAGTAAAATATTCCAGTGAGAGGACCACCAGCCAGCAGCACAGCTGCAATATATATCACTACATCATTAAGAAATGTGTCAGAACAGGCAAGTCGGACCATATGATTGACTTCACAGTAAAAGTGAGGGATTTCCACCTCTCTACAGAAGGATAGTTTCCATACCATTAAGGTTTGTAACAAGGAATGCAGAACACTGATTACCCAGCTAACCAGAACCAGAATTCCACAGAGTTGGGGGTTCATAATGACTGTGTAGTGcagagggtggcagatggccacaaagcggtcataggccatcacagtcaggagGAGGTCATCCAACCCTGCAAACAGCATTAGAAAATACACCTGGATGATGCAGGCTACATAGTTTATAACTTGTCTTTGTGTGTAGATGTTccacagcatctttgggatggtggtggagatgaAACAGATGTCTACgaaggacaggttggagaggaagaagtacatgggtgtgtggaggtgggagtctgagatgacagccaggatgatgagcaggtttccaaacatagtgatcaggtacatggagaggaaaagcccaAATATGAGGGGCTGCTGTCCTGGTTCCTCTGAGAATCCCAtaagaagaaattctgaaacaCCTGTTATGTTCGTTGGTGCCATGTGGTGGAGGATACTATAAGGAAAGGGGATAATTTTCATACAAGTGGACATTACACACATTGTTGGAAtgttaatattcatattttttctgttaaaaataatttcaatattttgttctttgatttgACAATGCGTTTATGATTGTTAAAAATAGAATCTCCTAAAATTCAGTCATGGAGAATGaatacaggaaataaaaaatacatatagtatATCAGGTAGTGACAAGAGCTATGAGCTAAATGATAACAAGTATAAGGGAAAGAGCAAGGAGGGCTTGCTATATTTTTATGGCTATTCAGGCAAGACATGCACATAAAGTGACATTTGAATAGAGACCTCAAGGTAAAGAGAGCAGAAGCCATGAGCACTTCAGGAGAAATGGGTGCCTAGCAGGGAGAACAgacagtgcaaaggccctgaagaTGATGCTTGCTTAAGATGTTTGAATTTGAAAAAGgaagctaggagttccccttgtggcacagtggaaatgaatctgactaagaaccatgaggttgcaggtttgatcccttgcctcactcagtgggttaaggatctggcattgccatgagctgtggtgtaggttgcagatgcggttcagctctgatgttgctgtggctgtggcataggctggcaactgtagctccagttcgacccctagcctgggaacatccatgtgctgcaggtatggccttaaaaaaaaaaaagccactgaggGGATGgtaaagggaaagagggagagtgaGGAGAGATAATGTCAGAGATTGCTGCAGAACTAAGTGTAGGTggcctccctgctgctgctgaACCTTCAAGTCACAAGGATTCCTTCATCCACAGTGTGTACCTCTAGCACTTTATGAAATTGTTGCAAAGGTGGCCtgtatgtataaatgaaatcCATCTGTTGATTGAGTTCTGCCCTTTTTATATAAGAATCCCCTTGGAATACATGAGTTCAGTACTTgttgagaccagctcagcaggtgagggctgaagaatgggtgctgtgaaacttaagggaaaaagttaacataaaacaagacacagagacatttatcttaattaaaggtgggaaccaggggattCAAGTTCTCAGGGActaagagcaccacctcaagaaaccacattgcttttattgtgctctttaggattacattaAGTGAGGAGggataggtgcaggatatagtttttttttttttttaattttaaaagttcttttattattgaaAAGTCACATATCTGGTAGATGGTTAAgattttactctgacctttaggcatttaacaatcattagcatttgaggaaggttggccttagctatctatgcatagcatctagagaattatcattgtgcttccacaaatggcatgcctatctgtggcaacccagtgtgcctaggtttgcatcttgattctctttgctaatgcatattctgctaacaccACTCATAAGCCACTTGGGGCCATgaagttcctctttctcttattttaacaggacacaTCATGCTatgcaaatggtgtgccaatctgcacaggtctggcatgcctagaccaatgcattatgtcctcattcagctgaccatatgaatGACTTaggccttttggtctttgttcttaagcttaagttatttaccagcactgcaacagtttttcaagcaggaatatggggtaaagtaaagcaggacaagatggagttttcagcatagaaaatagaatcaaagaggctaagaaaagattatCGAAACATGTCTCTCAACAAGTGCTCCTGCTCTGAGGACTTCTTGCACTGCACAAtccatggacacacacacacagagacacacacaactTTGGCTTACCAGTTTGTGTTACTTCTGTGTATTTTCACCCCTAACTACTCTGGCTTAGGGGTTGATGTAACTCAAGTTAATTAGATCAAATTATGTACAAACAACATCCAGAAATCCAGTTTGTAATCTCAGGTAccaataaatttgggagttcgaTTTTGGTATggacattttctcctttatattaaAGATACATAAAAAATCTTTTCAGTGAACAAATATGCCTGTATATATACCTATAATCTTTCTGTAAACCTGGATATTAATGTATATCTACATAtttctgtctgtccatctgtctatcatctatagAAAATAGACATGAAAGGGAATAAAGATCTGATGAACTCAAATTGTCCCTGAGAGACTGTGGTAAAGAAAATCTTCTTTGGTTCTGGAGACATTTTGTAGGCTGTTAGAGTTCCTTGATGcccaggaaaaataataaaaaaaataaatttatccagAAGTGAAAGTAGCACTGAAACACAAATTGTACAGATGGAGAGAAAATTAAGCAAAGGGAATAAACCAAGACTTTATAAAAGGATGTATAAAAAGTACAATGAATATGAATTGAATGTTGGCCATTTTTAATAACAGGCAGCAAATTTTGTTTTAGCAAGTGTGTGAATATGAGTACACTCCTACAAggataaatttagaaaaacaaaaagttaggAAAGCAAAAGAATGACAAGGAGAATGAAAACATGCTAAATAGTGTGATTCAAAACAAGTGTGGTAAACAGTGTcgaatggaaaattaaaaactatttgaaTAAGAGATGAAATAGTAGTAATTTATGATATCGATGTGGATTAATTGAATTGACAATGACttaaatgggaaataatatattaaataatgttcCTAGAATGTCCTGGCAGGTAGTACCTGCTCAGTTTTATTATTTGATGAATGAACTGTGACTTAGGTCTTATTATATACAAACATTTAATATGAGGTAAGATTGTatttcaattcatttgcaaaaattgaaTTGTTGATGAAAGTTGTCATAATCACCTACCttgaaaaaatgaagttttttgcCTCCCTCAAACAGCTTACAAAAATTAGAGCGATTAGGACTGAGCGTAAGAGTAACCTACACATTTTAGATGAATATCTTgacatctaaatatataaaattaatgggCCAG
Protein-coding regions in this window:
- the LOC100736730 gene encoding olfactory receptor 7A17-like, coding for MAPTNITGVSEFLLMGFSEEPGQQPLIFGLFLSMYLITMFGNLLIILAVISDSHLHTPMYFFLSNLSFVDICFISTTIPKMLWNIYTQRQVINYVACIIQVYFLMLFAGLDDLLLTVMAYDRFVAICHPLHYTVIMNPQLCGILVLVSWVISVLHSLLQTLMVWKLSFCREVEIPHFYCEVNHMVRLACSDTFLNDVVIYIAAVLLAGGPLTGIFYSYSKIASSIHRISSAQGKYRAFSTCVSHLSVVSLFYCTSIGVYLSSTATHSSHSSATGSLVYTVVTPMLNPFIYSLRNRDIKRVLMAFFRMAAIKRPLVLNSGRSHD